A portion of the Microbacterium hominis genome contains these proteins:
- a CDS encoding TerC family protein: MNITPLVWVITIAITVAFFVYEFYAHVRKPHEPSIGESARWSAFYIGLALLFGVGVGIVSGWTYGGEYFAGYLTEKALSVDNLFVFLIVMTGFAVPKIYQQKVLMIGIVIALLLRGLFIAVGAALIANFSWVFYLFGALLLVLAYRQAFGDHETDPSNGRFMRLVRRALPVTDEYHEDRLTVRRNGRRFVTPMLLTIIAIGFVDLIFAVDSIPAIYGLTEEAYIVFTANAFALMGLRQLYFLIGGLLERLVYLAQGLAVILAFIGVKLVLHAMHVNELPFINGGEPMLWAPEIPIWFSLLFIAATIAVATAASLLKTRGERARLAATTPSETHRTRP, translated from the coding sequence GTGAACATCACCCCGCTCGTGTGGGTCATCACGATCGCGATCACCGTCGCCTTCTTCGTCTACGAGTTCTACGCGCACGTGCGCAAGCCCCACGAGCCGAGCATCGGCGAATCCGCGCGATGGTCGGCCTTCTACATCGGTCTGGCGCTGCTGTTCGGCGTCGGCGTCGGCATCGTCTCGGGATGGACCTACGGGGGTGAGTACTTCGCCGGCTATCTCACCGAGAAGGCGCTGTCGGTCGACAACCTCTTCGTCTTCCTCATCGTGATGACCGGCTTCGCGGTGCCGAAGATCTACCAGCAGAAGGTGCTGATGATCGGCATCGTGATCGCCCTCCTCCTGCGGGGTCTTTTCATCGCGGTCGGCGCCGCCCTCATCGCGAACTTCTCGTGGGTCTTCTACCTCTTCGGCGCTCTGCTGCTGGTGCTCGCCTACCGTCAGGCGTTCGGCGATCACGAGACCGATCCGTCGAACGGCCGTTTCATGCGACTCGTGCGCCGTGCATTGCCGGTGACCGACGAGTACCACGAGGATCGCCTGACGGTCCGCAGGAACGGCCGCCGCTTCGTCACGCCGATGCTCCTGACGATCATCGCCATCGGCTTCGTCGACCTCATCTTCGCCGTCGACTCCATCCCCGCGATCTACGGCCTCACCGAGGAGGCGTACATCGTGTTCACGGCGAACGCGTTCGCCCTCATGGGCCTGCGCCAGCTCTACTTCCTCATCGGCGGGCTCCTGGAGCGTCTGGTGTACCTCGCTCAGGGCCTCGCCGTGATCCTCGCGTTCATCGGCGTGAAGCTCGTGCTGCACGCGATGCACGTCAACGAGCTCCCGTTCATCAACGGCGGCGAGCCGATGCTGTGGGCGCCCGAGATCCCCATCTGGTTCTCCCTGCTGTTCATCGCCGCGACGATCGCCGTCGCCACCGCCGCGAGCCTCCTCAAGACCCGCGGCGAGCGCGCCCGCCTCGCCGCCACGACGCCCTCGGAGACCCACCGCACCCGACCGTAG